CGGCCCAGTTGCCGCCACAGCTTGCGCGCGCCGTAGACGCTGAGGTTCTCCTCGTAGACACGACCGAGCTCCGGCACCAAGGCGTGATCGCGCTTCACCCGCGGCGGCAAGCGCTCGGCATCGGCCTGCCGGGCCTTGTGCTCGTAGTAGGTCGACGGGGCAATCTGCAGCTCCGCGCAGATCGGCTCGACCCCGTGCGCCCCACGATGGGCGTCGATGAACGAAACCATCACTTCTGTCGGCGGTCGAGCTCCGCCTGGGCAAAAAACGCCGACGCCTTGCGCAGAATCTCGTTGGCCCGCTTCAGCTCCCGGTTCTCGCGCTCCAGTTCCTTGAGCCGCTCCCGCTCCGAGCTGGTGACCCCGGCGTGCCGGCCTTGGTCACGCTCGGCCTGCCGCACCCAGCCGCGCAGCGTTTCCGCCGGGCAGCCGATCTTCGCCGCGATCGAGCCGATCGCCGCCTACTGCCAACCGTGCTTCGCCTCGTGCTCGAAGACCAGCCGAACCGCCCGCTCCCGTACCTCCGGTCAGTACCTCTTCGTCGTGTTCATGACTCCATCCAATCAGGAAATGAAGTCTCCGGGAATCCCGGGGCGGTTCAGAGTGACTACGGTTCCGAGTGTTACCAGCATCCGCCGGAAAACTGGTCTATCCCAGGCGAGGTTTGCGCAACTCCTCGGTGTATCAGTCCGGACACTGCAGGACTGGGAGCAGGGTCGTCGTGCTCCATCCGGGGCAGCCAAGACGCTTCTTATGATTGCCGAAAAGAATCCGCGAGCACTTCTTGAGGTCG
This region of Candidatus Zixiibacteriota bacterium genomic DNA includes:
- a CDS encoding helix-turn-helix domain-containing protein, with the protein product MKSPGIPGRFRVTTVPSVTSIRRKTGLSQARFAQLLGVSVRTLQDWEQGRRAPSGAAKTLLMIAEKNPRALLEVA